The following are from one region of the Capsicum annuum cultivar UCD-10X-F1 chromosome 1, UCD10Xv1.1, whole genome shotgun sequence genome:
- the LOC107839010 gene encoding zinc finger A20 and AN1 domain-containing stress-associated protein 5 yields the protein MAQRTEKEETEFKAVPETITLCINNCGVTGNPATNNMCQKCFNATTAATSTSSSSPTGSAVTIPQKFAEKLTRSEKSPRFSSLRSSSDRKSSDLERMSQDLKKVKQEDDQLKDSLPPAKREVNRCSGCRRKVGLTGFRCRCGELFCGEHRYSDRHDCSYDYKTAGREAIARENPVVKAAKIIKV from the coding sequence ATGGCTCAGAGAACGGAGAAAGAAGAGACGGAGTTCAAGGCAGTACCTGAAACAATAACGCTTTGCATCAACAATTGTGGAGTCACCGGAAATCCAGCAACAAACAATATGTGTCAAAAGTGCTTCAACGCAACCACCGCTGCTACCTCAACTTCCTCCAGCTCACCGACGGGATCCGCCGTGACTATTCCCCAAAAATTCGCCGAAAAATTAACCAGATCAGAAAAATCTCCTAGATTTAGCTCGTTGAGGTCATCGTCGGACAGGAAGTCGTCCGATCTGGAAAGGATGAGTCAAGATCTGAAGAAAGTAAAGCAAGAGGATGATCAGCTGAAGGACAGCTTACCGCCAGCTAAGAGAGAGGTGAACCGTTGCTCCGGTTGCAGGAGGAAGGTAGGATTGACCGGATTCCGATGCCGATGCGGCGAATTGTTCTGCGGTGAACATCGATACTCCGATCGTCATGATTGTAGCTATGACTACAAAACCGCCGGTCGAGAAGCCATCGCGAGGGAGAATCCGGTCGTTAAAGCAGCAAAAATcattaaagtttga